The genomic region GCACTTCGGAATGATGACGAGGCTGGAGTCGGGGATGGCCGCTGCAATTTCCTCTGACAGAAAAGGAGGTGTGATGGAATCACAGTCGCCAACAAGAACGAGGGTTGGAACGGTAATATCAGCGAGATGCGGACGGCTGTCGGCGCGTCCAATGATTGCCTCTGTCTGCTGTTCAAACCCCTCAACACCAACCGTTAAGCCCATGCGAATATTGACCTCCAGCAAATGCTGATCATCTCGATGGGCAGGGTGCAAGAGTATCGACATTACTTGGCTCAAAAGCTCTTCGAAATCGCCACCTTTAGCTTGAGCTAACATGCCGCGCCGCTGCGCAACTTGCTCTTGGGTGTCCGGCCGAGCAGACGTATCGAGCAATGCCAGTTTGCTGACTCGCTCCGGTGCCTGACGCATGATCTCAAAGGCGACATATCCGCCCATCGATAGACCGACGAGTGCAAAGCTCGGCGGCGCGTCTCTCAAAATGTTTGTAGCGATTTCCGGCATGGTTGTCCCGGATAGTGTCGATGCTACCGTAACGGGGCCGAGCGGCCACAGCGCAGCCATCTGGGGAGCGTAAAGCTCTGCGGAGCACAGCAAGCCAGGGATCATAACGATTGGGGTCATTGGAAATTGGTCTCGTTGAGGAAACATAGCGATACGTTATGTCGTGGTGTTGACAGTTTGTGTCAGCAATCTCCGAAGCCCGCGCGCGTAATGTGGTGATGCTCCCTTGCGACGAGACAGCCTCTACATTAGCCGGGGTCTTGGCGCGCGGATGGTTAATCGTGGTGGCGTTGTTTGACTGGTCGAGCGGTCCGGCGAAAATCACAGTCATTCATGGATCCAAATGCAGTAAATTTGTTTAGAAGCCTTGTCGTATCAATGATTTAGAAACTTGATTATCATCCGGCTGCGGTTCGAATGCCATCAAGGCGTCCAACAGCGCAAAGAGATTATCGAGATTTAGCTAGCTGCTATGTTTTTGGCCTCTAGGGCGATTGTGACCGCCAGTACAAGCGCGACGACGCTCGCAGAGACGAAAGCGATAACGAAAGCACCCGTCGCTCTCAGTGTTCCGATTTTGAGATCCTGCATAAGCCATCTTACCTGGGCTTGCGCATACCAGAGTGTAGCCGACGCGATCGTCAGGACCCCGATGGTGAGGCCCTGTTCGTGGGGCATGAACATGAAGTCGAACGCCAAGCCAATCATGAACGCAAAGGGCGCTGCGACATAGCACTGGCTGAAGAACGGTGGACGCAGTGAGTTCCGGGTAATCTTTGTCGACTGATGACGCAGCGCTGTGACTGCCATGCAAAGCGGATAGATCCCGAAGACCACGCCGCGGGCGATAAGCAGGTTTGATCCCGAGCCCAGCTCCTTGGCTGCAGTCGCCGTGTCATATATGGACGGAAAGGCGGCTGATAGGCACTGTGACAGCAGCAGCGTGATCAGAAGAAAGAGAGGTGGGCTCAGTGTATCTTCGTACTGATCCGCAGGCTCGTCAGTGAGTTCAGCATCGGCATAACGCATCATGGTGAGGGGTCTGACGACAGAGCGCCACATGGTGAGCGGGTAAAACACTAGCCACGACACCAGCTCATAGAGGAGCTCTTCGAGCGACTTAAGCAGTTTCATAAAGTCCAAGGCGACCTCCTGTGCGGCTATAGTCATGTTGATAGCTCGTCTCGTCGGCTTTGCGAATGCCGCAGATCCAGTCTTTAATTCCCTCTGCCAATATCAACCCGGAAAGGCTTTGCAATGCGAATGATCGGATATCTGATGTTTGGTCTTGCGGTGTTGGCTGCTGTGCCTGCGGTTGCCGACGAGGTTAGACGCGCAACCGTGCATTTCTCCAGTGGCTCGTCAGGCTCCACCACTACGTCGAAGCTCAAAGGCTACCAGAGTGTTGAGTACTCGGTCGGGTAACCGCTGGCTGTTTCAAGCATCCGACAGCGAGCGTGTGCGAGAGTTTCTTGCCAGGTGCCGATGATGGTCGCGTAGGAGCATCCAATTTCTAGTCGATCGGGGGCGGGAATTCATAGGGATCCAGTTGCTGCCCCGAAATTGCCGAAAGTAAATCGCGCAGCAAAGAGATTGATGACAAGCCGCGAGCAAGCGGCCCCTCCGTCGGATCAAACGGCGAACTGATCTCACGTTCCGCTTCTCTCCCCCAAGTTGTTCCAGAAGGCGCGACGCGCAGCGGGATGGGGCGCCGAGAGCCTTTGTAGAAATGGGGTATTCGCTGTCGCGTACAATCGATCGAGACAAATAGCATTGGATGACGTGCCTGCAATGCATCCGCCGCCGCCTTCCAATCAGTCACGAGAGTTCGACCTTTTATCTCTGCGACGATACAGAAATGCTTGGGACAACTATGATCGAAGAGCCAGAAGAAGTCCTCAACGACGCCAAGCGGTCGCGCTACGTCGAAATCGGTATCCAAGACGCTATCCCTTTCATTCTCGTCATCGGATTCTTATTGGCTGTAAGAAAGTGCTTGGATTGCAGTTGACCCAGTGAAGCCTCCGCCGAAACGCGACCACGTTTTGGACATCGCGCCTGCTACAGCCCCGCCACCATGGCGCGGCGATCACGAATCACTGTGGTGGAGACGCTGCTCGCTCACTGCCGTGCCTGACAGCGCTCCTGAGTAATCGCCCAGTCTTCAGTCGGTGGCATTCCAGTCACACGCAAACGGGGGATTGACGAAGCGTTGGTCCTTGGGGAGGGAGGCTATCAAAGAGAGGTCTTCGTCATCCAGCCGGATCGATGCCGCCGCGAGATTGGCCTTTTGGGTCTCGGTTCGTCCAGCCTTCGGGATCGCGATCACCCCGTCCTGGCCAAGGAGCCAGGCGATAGCAACTTGCGACGCGCTAACATTGTGTTTCCGGCCAATCGACTGCAGGGTCGTATCGCTCGCCGCGCGGCCCTGCGCCAAAGGGGCATAAGCGGTCAGCGCAATTCCCTTGGCGCGCAGGTACTGAAGCATGGGCGCCTGCGACAGATACGGATGGTACTCGATTTGATGAACCGCGATCGGAACCTGTATGTCTTCCACAACGTGCCGGATCATTGGCATGTTGAAATTGCACACGCCGATTGCTCTCGCGAAGCCATGTTCACGAAGACGGCCCATGGCAGTCAGGGTCGCCGCAATGTCCATGTCCGCCGACGGCCAATGCACGAGAAAAAGATCGACATAGTCCATCTTCAGCTTTTCGAGGCTAGTCGCGAAGGCTCGCTGCAAAGCACCCGGCGCCAGTTGATCGTGCCAAACCTTGGTCGTGACGAAGAGTTCGCGGCGATGAATGCCTGAGCCTGCAATCGCCGTACCGACCGCCGCCTCATTTTCATACATTGCCGCGGTATCAATATGCCGATATCCGAGCGAAAGCGCGCTTTCCACCGCCGGTTGCGCGCCGGCACCCGGCATCCGGAACGTTCCGAGGCCAAGACGAGGTATCGTCACACCTTGCGTTTCGATCGTGTCCATTGGATATTTTCCTTCCACAACAACAAAGCTGGAGATGCAGGTGGGCGCCCCCCTGCATCCTAATCGTTCGATCAGGCGCGATCGTCTGTGTTGTCACCGGCCACGAGTGCGTCCACGACCTGCTGCAGCGAGGTGTTTCCCTTTTCCGCCAGGCGACCGCTGTCCTTGAACTCGATCCAGCTTTCATTGAAGCCGTCGAGCATGCGAATACGCGGCGTCGGGTTCTTCATCCCCTGCGAGCGGAACAGCTCCTCCCAAGTTGCGCGGTTGACAATTTCGACCTTCACCGGCCTGTTGAGCGCCACTGCGAAGGCTTGCGCGAGGTCATCTGGCGATACCCGTTGAGCAGCCTCCAACTCGACGACGCGTTTTCCGGTCCAATCCTGCTGGATCAGCTCTGCCGCCAGGATGCCGATGTCCTTCGTTGCGATCATCGGGAACTTTTTGTCCGCGGGCTGCAGGAAGCTGTGAAGAATGCCAGTGTCGCGGGCCGTGCCTAAGTCCCAAAGTGCATTTTCCATGAACCATGCGGGTCGGAGGAAGGTGACAGGCAGGTCAAGCTCGTTAAGGGCATTTTCCAGCATCGTGCGCTGGGACAGCAGATTGTCCTCTTTCGCGTCTGCGCCGATCGTCGACAGGCAGAGGACCTTTTTCGGGCGTGCGGTCTTTAGAGCGGCGACGACACTGTCGATCACCTTTTGCGCTTCGGGATAGCCAGGCTCAGGGTCGAACTCGGACGGCGGAAGAATGAAGACGGCCTCAGTGCCGGCAAAGGCCGCCGAAAGCGCCTTTCCGTCTCCCATCTCGGCTAGAGCGACATCGCAGCCGAGAGCGGCCCACGAAGTGCCCTTGGCCTGATCGCGAACGATCGCACGGACGGCTTTGCCGTTGGCGAGCAGAGTCCGCGCAAGAGCGCCGCCGACTTTGCCGGTGATTCCAGTGATTGCGTACATGTCTGATTTTCCATTCAGAAAGAGGAGAGATTAAGCGAGCCCGTCATAGAGCCCGCGTTCGAAGTCGCCGTAGAGAGCAACGACGCGGTCGTCATAGAAAGGAAGAAGCTGCGTAAAGAGGGACCCAGTCACCCGGCGAACCGGATCAATCCAGAAGTAGCAATTGAGTAGCCCAGCCCAGGATGCACTGCCTGCGGAGCGGCCGTGTGGCCCAGCCTCAGTGTTGATGTCGAAAGAGTAGCCCCATTTGTGCTTCTGATACGGGAACTGATCGAAGCTGTTCGAATAGGCCGGTGCGGCCGACTCCATCTTGCGAACATTCAGATCCCCGATCTGGTTCTGCATCATCATCGCGACGGTCTCAGGCTTGAGCATCTGAACCCCGTTCAACTTGCCTCCATGGAGCAATGCCTGAAGGAGCATCATGTAGTCTTGCGGGGTGCTGTATGCGCCGCCACCGCCCATGAAAAATTCCGGCCTCTGAGGCATCTCGAACGGCATTGCTTTCAAGCCGCCATCAGTCTCTCTGCTGAAACATGTCGCGACACGGCGCTTCTGCTCGCTGCTGATCAGAAATCCCGAATCCTTCATTCCGAGAGGCGCAAAAATGTTCTCCCGGAAATAGACTTCCAACGACTGATCGCTGACAGCTTCGACCAGCTTACCAGTCCAGTCCATGCTGATGCCGTACTGCCATCGTTCCCCCGGCTCGAATTCGAGCGGCACATTGAAGGCGGCGTTCTGGCAGGTTGCGATATCGGGTAAACCGGTGGCGGTCTCGTAGCGCACTATCACATCGCTCCAGTTCGCATAGGTGTAGCCGGAGGTATGCGTCAGAAGGTGATGAACCTTGATTGAGTTCTTGGCGGAACGCAGCTGTGGCTGACCGTTGGCATCAAAACCTACCAGAATTTTGGGTGCAGCAAGCTGCGGCAGGTATTTCGATGCGTCATCATCCAGCTTGAGGCGGCCCTGCTCAACCAGCTGCATGCATGCTGTCGCTGTGATCGCCTTCGTCATCGACAAAAGCCAAAAGACCGTGTCAGGCCGCATTGCGGTACCGGTGTCCACGTTTGCCTTGCCGAAAAGGCCTTCGTAGACGATTCCCTTCTGCGTTGCAGCCATAGCGACCGCACCAGCGACCGTGCGGTCATTGACTGCCTTCTCTATCGCGGCATCGATCGAGTTAAACTTCGCATTTTTGAGGCGCGGGCTTTGGCTGGCCGCCTGAACAGCGCTTGCCCCAAGACATGCCGCGGCGGCGGCCATGGTGCCGCGTGTCAGCACCGCTCTTCTCGTGATCTCACTCATGATTGTTTACCTTGAATCCAGACGGATCGCGGGTCTGGTAAACCGCTCGCCTTCGAAAGGCTGACGGCGAATACCTACCAACAGCCGAGCCATGCTAAAAGATCATAATAGTCATATTCAAAATGACAAAAAATCACTGTTATTCGTTTTCCCGGAATGCGAAAGCTTTGTCATGAGCTTCGACGGACGTCTTCTTACTGGGGTAAGTGTATTCTTGGCAGTTGCCGACGCCGGCAATTTTGCCAAGGCCGCGGACGTATTGGGAGTGACCCCTTCCGGCATCAGCCGAGCAATCGGACGACTGGAAACAAGGATGGGCGTGCGTCTCTTCGACCGCACACCCCGTTCTGTCGCGCTGACCGAAGAGGGTCGTTTGTTTCGTCTACAAGCGGTGCCGCTCGTGGCGGGCCTGGAAGAAGCGGCTGCGACCGCCTCGGGATCGGCAGCAGCGGTCGGCGGGAGGCTGCGCGTATCGATCGACCCTTGGTTTGCAAGGATGGTATTAGCGCCCCAGCTTCCGCGGTTCACCGAGAAATATCCGGATCTGAAAATCGATCTTATGACGACGAACGCCCGTGACGACATGATGAGCGGGTTCGATGTGGCCGTCCGATTTGGATCGACCAATGCCGGGTCACTCATCGCAAGAAAGCTTCTGGATATCCGCGTCATCACGTGCGCGGCCCCCGCCTATCTCGAGAAATTCGGCGAGCCGGTCCGGCCGGAGGAGATAGGTGGACACGAAGTTATTCTGTTCCGAGACCCCGAGACCGGCCGAGCTTTCCCTTGGGAATTTCATCGAGGTGGTGAAGTTGTCAGCGTAAAAGTCGTCGGCAGGATAATTTTTGACGACCCATCCGCCGCGATCGCCGCCTGCATTGCCGGCCAAGGTATCTTTCAGAGCCTGGAGATCGGTTTGGATCCCTGGCTGAAAGGCGGCGGACTAAGACAAATTCTCAAAGACTGGTCGGACGAACATTATCCCCTCTACGCGTACCATCCAGCGCGCCATCTGCCGCCGGCAAAGGTCAGAGCTTTCCTCGATTTTGTGCAGCAGGTCGCCAAGGAGAAAGCGCGCGACGGCTGAGCGAAAGAAGATGATTGCGGGGGCTGTTAGAGAAATCCTTGTTTTTGCACAACACGGTGCGGTCAGAGCTGCGGACCCTGATTTTCACGCAGAT from Rhizobium rhododendri harbors:
- a CDS encoding alpha/beta fold hydrolase, translated to MTPIVMIPGLLCSAELYAPQMAALWPLGPVTVASTLSGTTMPEIATNILRDAPPSFALVGLSMGGYVAFEIMRQAPERVSKLALLDTSARPDTQEQVAQRRGMLAQAKGGDFEELLSQVMSILLHPAHRDDQHLLEVNIRMGLTVGVEGFEQQTEAIIGRADSRPHLADITVPTLVLVGDCDSITPPFLSEEIAAAIPDSSLVIIPKCGHGSTLEQPEAVNRALVTWLEGA
- a CDS encoding serine hydrolase domain-containing protein; the encoded protein is MMSEITRRAVLTRGTMAAAAACLGASAVQAASQSPRLKNAKFNSIDAAIEKAVNDRTVAGAVAMAATQKGIVYEGLFGKANVDTGTAMRPDTVFWLLSMTKAITATACMQLVEQGRLKLDDDASKYLPQLAAPKILVGFDANGQPQLRSAKNSIKVHHLLTHTSGYTYANWSDVIVRYETATGLPDIATCQNAAFNVPLEFEPGERWQYGISMDWTGKLVEAVSDQSLEVYFRENIFAPLGMKDSGFLISSEQKRRVATCFSRETDGGLKAMPFEMPQRPEFFMGGGGAYSTPQDYMMLLQALLHGGKLNGVQMLKPETVAMMMQNQIGDLNVRKMESAAPAYSNSFDQFPYQKHKWGYSFDINTEAGPHGRSAGSASWAGLLNCYFWIDPVRRVTGSLFTQLLPFYDDRVVALYGDFERGLYDGLA
- a CDS encoding permease, producing the protein MKLLKSLEELLYELVSWLVFYPLTMWRSVVRPLTMMRYADAELTDEPADQYEDTLSPPLFLLITLLLSQCLSAAFPSIYDTATAAKELGSGSNLLIARGVVFGIYPLCMAVTALRHQSTKITRNSLRPPFFSQCYVAAPFAFMIGLAFDFMFMPHEQGLTIGVLTIASATLWYAQAQVRWLMQDLKIGTLRATGAFVIAFVSASVVALVLAVTIALEAKNIAAS
- a CDS encoding LysR family transcriptional regulator; its protein translation is MSFDGRLLTGVSVFLAVADAGNFAKAADVLGVTPSGISRAIGRLETRMGVRLFDRTPRSVALTEEGRLFRLQAVPLVAGLEEAAATASGSAAAVGGRLRVSIDPWFARMVLAPQLPRFTEKYPDLKIDLMTTNARDDMMSGFDVAVRFGSTNAGSLIARKLLDIRVITCAAPAYLEKFGEPVRPEEIGGHEVILFRDPETGRAFPWEFHRGGEVVSVKVVGRIIFDDPSAAIAACIAGQGIFQSLEIGLDPWLKGGGLRQILKDWSDEHYPLYAYHPARHLPPAKVRAFLDFVQQVAKEKARDG
- a CDS encoding aldo/keto reductase, which codes for MDTIETQGVTIPRLGLGTFRMPGAGAQPAVESALSLGYRHIDTAAMYENEAAVGTAIAGSGIHRRELFVTTKVWHDQLAPGALQRAFATSLEKLKMDYVDLFLVHWPSADMDIAATLTAMGRLREHGFARAIGVCNFNMPMIRHVVEDIQVPIAVHQIEYHPYLSQAPMLQYLRAKGIALTAYAPLAQGRAASDTTLQSIGRKHNVSASQVAIAWLLGQDGVIAIPKAGRTETQKANLAAASIRLDDEDLSLIASLPKDQRFVNPPFACDWNATD
- a CDS encoding NmrA family NAD(P)-binding protein, whose translation is MYAITGITGKVGGALARTLLANGKAVRAIVRDQAKGTSWAALGCDVALAEMGDGKALSAAFAGTEAVFILPPSEFDPEPGYPEAQKVIDSVVAALKTARPKKVLCLSTIGADAKEDNLLSQRTMLENALNELDLPVTFLRPAWFMENALWDLGTARDTGILHSFLQPADKKFPMIATKDIGILAAELIQQDWTGKRVVELEAAQRVSPDDLAQAFAVALNRPVKVEIVNRATWEELFRSQGMKNPTPRIRMLDGFNESWIEFKDSGRLAEKGNTSLQQVVDALVAGDNTDDRA